The Bryobacteraceae bacterium genomic sequence AGAGGGCGGCACGCGCGATGGCGTTGCCCATTTGTTCACCGATGAAGGTGAGCAGAGAGATCTCGCTGGACGAGTGGTTGTAGGTTTTGCGGTGGTGAGTATTGACGACGCCGATGAGGTCGCCGCCACTGACGAGTGGTACAGAGAGGAAGGCCTCGTAGGTATCCTCGATCAGGTGGGAGAAGCGTTTGAAGCGGCGGTCCGAGGACGCGTTGCTGGGTAGAGCGACGACGGACTTATGTTCGGCGACCCAGCCGGTGATGCCTTCACCGACTTTCATGCGGAGTGAACCGAGGTCGCCAGCGTGGGGCAACTGCGAAGCGCGAAGAACGATTTCGTTGTTTTCCTTGTCGATCAAGTACACAAGACACGCATCGCAGGATGTCACCTGGACGGTGAGCCCGAGCACCTCGCCCAGCATCTCGTCGAGGCTCAGTTCGGAACTGACGATGCTGCTGATACGATGGAGCAGGTCGACTTGGTTGTGCGGAACTTCCATGACGTGGCCCATTCGAATTCCAGGTTACGGCGGAATGATCAAGCGTTCCAATCCAAAATTTCTATGGAGGCCATGGTGAAGGGACTATTGCTGGCGGCCGCGGCGTGGATCGTTCAGGGACAGACACTTACGGGCGTAGTCGACATTCACATGCATTCGGGGCCTGACAGCGTGCCGAGATCGATCGACTCGCTTTCGGCGGCTCGACTGGCGAAGCAGCGCGGTTTGCGGGCGATTGTATTAAAAAATCACTACGAACCAACGGCGGCCTTGGCGGGCTTGGCGCGGCAGGAGGCGCCTGGGCTGGCGGTGTTTGGGGGGATCGCACTGAACGGGACGGTTGGCGGAATCAATGCGGCGGCGGTTGAGCGCATGACCCGGGTGGAAGGGGGTTATGGACGCATCGTGTGGATGCCAACGTTCGATTCAGAGAACCAGGTGAAGTTCAACCAAGAGAAGCGGGCCTGGGTGAGCGTGTCCCGGGAGCGGAAACTGCTACCTGCAGTAAGCGAGGTTATCGGCTTGATTGCGAAGCACAACCTCGTGCTGGCGACCGGGCATTCGACGCCGGCGGAAGTGAAGATGCTGGTGGCGGAGGGCCGGAGGCAGGGAGTACGGCGGATTGTGGTGACGCATGGGATGCTGGCTCCGGTATCGATGACCATTGCGCAAATGCGCGAGGTAGCGGAGATGGGTGCGTTTGTCGAGTTCGTGGGGAACGCGATGGTCGGGACGACAAAATCCGTGTCGTTCGCGGACTATGCAAGAGCGATGCGGAGCGTTGGAATCGAGCGGTCTATTCTGTCGAGCGATTTGGGGCAAGCGGGGAATCCACTGCATCCGGACGGGTTGCTCGAGATCTTCGCCGGATTGCGGGGAGCCGGGATGAGCGAGGCGGAGATCGAACGGGTGGCGAAAACGAATCCGGCGGCGCTGCTAGGCCTCGACTAGCCGATTCGGTACCGCTGCAGTTGGGAGGGGATGAGGCGCCAGCCGAAGCCTGGATCCGTACGGGGCTCGATGTGCCCGTCTTTCGCAGACATCGGATTCGCGAGGACCGTGTCGAACATCTTCACTTTCGTGGCTTCGACGAAGTACTCGATGAAGAGGCCGTTGGGAATGGCAGCGAGCAACTGGGTGTGGACATCCCAGTTGTAGTGGGGCGCGATGGGGACATCGAACGCTGAGGCCATGTGAGCGATCTTGAGCCATTCGCCGACTCCGCCGCAGACAGTGGCGTCGGGTTGGAGAATCGATGCGGCGCGACGGTGGAGGAGGTCCGCAAAGGCCCAGCGAGTGGCTTCGAGTTCTCCCGTAGCGACGGGCGTGCGGATGGCTTCGGCGATGCGAGCCATGGCGTAGACGTTGTCGGCGCGTACGGGTTCTTCGATCCAGTACGGGTTGAACTCGTCGAGCCGGCGCATGGCGGCGATCGCCGCGGGGGCATCGGGCCAGCCGCCGTTGGCATCAAGGAGAATATCGAAACTTTCGCCGACGGCGTTGCGGATGGCGCCCAAGCGGGCAGCGTCTTCGGCGGCGGAGAACTTGCCGACTTTCAGCTTGGCGGCGGTAAAGCCGAGCTCGGCGTAGCCGGCATATTCGGCAGCGAGTTCGTCGAGGGTCTGGCCGGGACGGAAGTAGCCGCCGGTGGCGTAACAGCGCATCCGCCTCGCGTACACGCCGCAGAGTTCCATTACGGGGAGCCGTGCGTACTGACCGCGAAGATCCCAGAGAGCGATGTCGATGGCGCTGATGGCACGGAGCGCGGCGCCACGCCGACCAGCCTGAATCGACTGGCGGTACATTTCGGCCCACAGCTTTTCGGAATCGGCAACGGAGGCGCCCACGAGGATGGGTTCAAAGATCGACTTGGCCATGGACACCATGGCGAGGCTCGCGTCGTAGCCGAGGGTGAAGCCGGAACCAGTGAGCCCGTCATCGGTGGTGATGAAAACGAGGTAGTGGTCGCGATGGGTGATGAGGCGGATGGCGTCGCTGACGGGACTCGGCAGCGGAATGGAAATCGCCATCGACTCGACCTTGGCGATTTTCATAGCAGGCGATCGAGGAAGTGCGTATCGAGCTTGGCGGAGACGAAGTCCGGATGTTCGAGGATGCGAAGGTGGAGCGGAATCGTCGTGTAGATTCCTTCGACCACGAACATCTCGAGGGCGCGGCGCATGCGCGCGATGGCTTCGTCACGGGTGCCGCCGTGAGCGATGAGTTTGGCGACGAGGGAGTCGTAGTAAGGCGGGATGACGCCGTCGGTGTAGGCAGCGGTGTCGACCCGGATGCCGATGCCGCCAGGGAGATTGAGGCCGGTGATGCGGCCGGGTGAGGGGGTAAACTTCCCGGGGTGCTCCGCGTTGATGCGGCACTCGATGGCATGGCCGCGAAGTTCGGTCTGCTCAGGGAGAACGTCGTCGAGGCGGGCGCCGGCCGCGATGAGAATCTGACTCTTCACGAGATCGACGCCGGTGATCAACTCGGTGACGGGATGCTCCACCTGGATGCGGGCGTTGACCTCAATGAAGAAGAGATCGCCCGAGGCGGGATCCATCAGGAACTCAACCGTGCCCGCGTTCTGATAGCCAACCTCCGCGAGCGCCACCTCGAGACGCCTGGAGATCGAGGCGCGGAGTTCGGCCGATACCGCCGGCGAGGGTGCTTCTTCGACCAGCTTCTGGTGGCGGCGCTGAATGGAACACTCCCGTTCGCCGAGGACGCGGACGGCGCCGTATTCGTCGGCGAGGACCTGGAACTCAATGTGGCGGGGAGCAGTGATGAACTTCTCAAGGTAAACGTCCGGGCAGGAGAACGCCGCAGCGGCTTCCTGCTGGGCCTGAGAAAGGAGCGAGGGGAGTTCGGCGGCTGACTGCACGACGCGCATGCCGCGGCCGCCGCCGCCCGCGGAGGCCTTTACAAGGACGGGATAGCCGATGCGCTCCGCGATCTCGGCCGCTTCTTCGGGTGAATGGACGATGCCATCAGAGCCGGAAAGAATGGCGATGCCAGCCGCCTTCATGGCCGCACGGGCTTCCTGTTTAAGGCCCATGAGGCGGGTGACGTCCGGAGGCGGTCCGATGAACTTGATGTTGGATTCGCTGCACACTTCGGCGAAACGCGGATTTTCGCTGAGGAAGCCATAGCCGGGATGGATGGCGTCGACGTTGGTGATCTCGGCAGCGCTGATGACGGAGGGGATATCGAGGTAGCTGCGGGCGCTCTTGGCGGGCCCGATGCAGATGGCCTCGTCGGCGAAGCGGACGTGGAGGGAGTGACGATCGGCTTCGGAGTAGACGGCGACGGTCTTGACACCGAGATCGCGGCATGCGCATATGACGCGGAGCGCGATTTCGCCTCGGTTGGCGATCAGGATCTTTCGGAACATCAGGCAGGCCGGATAGAGAAGAGGGCCTCACCGTATTCGACGGGACGGCCATTTTCGACGAGGCGGGCGACTATCACGCCGGCCTGTTCGGCTTCAATCTCGTTCATGAGTTTCATGGACTCGATGATGCAGAGCACCTGACCGGCCTGCACGTGGTCACCGGGTTTGACGAAAGCCGCGGAGCCAGGGCTGGGACTTTCGTAGAAGGTTCCGACGATGGGAGCCTTGACCAGGACGAGGTTAGAGTCCGAAGTGAGGGCGACGGGGTTCACGGTTTCGGCCACCATGGGTGATGTGGCGGCAGGGGCGCCGCCAACCGCCGAAGAATGCGAGGGGTGGAGAACGATTTCGGGAGAAGCGATGCCGACGGAGCGGCGGATGCGGACGCGGTTGCCGCCCCGTTCGAGCTCGAGTTCGGCAATGCCGCTCTCGTTGACGAGGTCGATCAACTGTTTGATTTCATCAATGGTCATTGGGTCAGATTTCGATCCAGTCTTTCGGAGTGGGTGTGAGTACCTCGCAGCCGGTGGGGGTTACCAGGACGACGTCTTCGATTCGCACGCCGCCGAACCCTTCGCTGTAGACGCCGGGCTCGATGGTGATAGCCATACCGGAACGGAGAACGGTACGGTCGTTCTTGCGGAGGCCGGGACCTTCATGGATTTCGAGGCCGAGGCCGTGGCCGGTGGAATGGGTGAAGAGGTCATCCAAATTGCGGTTTCGGAGTGATTCGCGCGCGGCGCGGTCGACGGATGCGGCGGTTACGCCATCGCGAACGGCATCAATCGCGGCGAGTTGTGATTCGAGAACGGCTTGATAGAACTGTTTTGCTCTCCGGGTGGGTTTCCCCGTGTGGACGACTCGAGTCATATCACTCGAGTAGCCCCCGTAGAGGGCACCCAT encodes the following:
- a CDS encoding mandelate racemase/muconate lactonizing enzyme family protein — translated: MKIAKVESMAISIPLPSPVSDAIRLITHRDHYLVFITTDDGLTGSGFTLGYDASLAMVSMAKSIFEPILVGASVADSEKLWAEMYRQSIQAGRRGAALRAISAIDIALWDLRGQYARLPVMELCGVYARRMRCYATGGYFRPGQTLDELAAEYAGYAELGFTAAKLKVGKFSAAEDAARLGAIRNAVGESFDILLDANGGWPDAPAAIAAMRRLDEFNPYWIEEPVRADNVYAMARIAEAIRTPVATGELEATRWAFADLLHRRAASILQPDATVCGGVGEWLKIAHMASAFDVPIAPHYNWDVHTQLLAAIPNGLFIEYFVEATKVKMFDTVLANPMSAKDGHIEPRTDPGFGWRLIPSQLQRYRIG
- the accC gene encoding acetyl-CoA carboxylase biotin carboxylase subunit, whose amino-acid sequence is MFRKILIANRGEIALRVICACRDLGVKTVAVYSEADRHSLHVRFADEAICIGPAKSARSYLDIPSVISAAEITNVDAIHPGYGFLSENPRFAEVCSESNIKFIGPPPDVTRLMGLKQEARAAMKAAGIAILSGSDGIVHSPEEAAEIAERIGYPVLVKASAGGGGRGMRVVQSAAELPSLLSQAQQEAAAAFSCPDVYLEKFITAPRHIEFQVLADEYGAVRVLGERECSIQRRHQKLVEEAPSPAVSAELRASISRRLEVALAEVGYQNAGTVEFLMDPASGDLFFIEVNARIQVEHPVTELITGVDLVKSQILIAAGARLDDVLPEQTELRGHAIECRINAEHPGKFTPSPGRITGLNLPGGIGIRVDTAAYTDGVIPPYYDSLVAKLIAHGGTRDEAIARMRRALEMFVVEGIYTTIPLHLRILEHPDFVSAKLDTHFLDRLL
- a CDS encoding DUF6282 family protein encodes the protein MKGLLLAAAAWIVQGQTLTGVVDIHMHSGPDSVPRSIDSLSAARLAKQRGLRAIVLKNHYEPTAALAGLARQEAPGLAVFGGIALNGTVGGINAAAVERMTRVEGGYGRIVWMPTFDSENQVKFNQEKRAWVSVSRERKLLPAVSEVIGLIAKHNLVLATGHSTPAEVKMLVAEGRRQGVRRIVVTHGMLAPVSMTIAQMREVAEMGAFVEFVGNAMVGTTKSVSFADYARAMRSVGIERSILSSDLGQAGNPLHPDGLLEIFAGLRGAGMSEAEIERVAKTNPAALLGLD
- the accB gene encoding acetyl-CoA carboxylase biotin carboxyl carrier protein, with product MTIDEIKQLIDLVNESGIAELELERGGNRVRIRRSVGIASPEIVLHPSHSSAVGGAPAATSPMVAETVNPVALTSDSNLVLVKAPIVGTFYESPSPGSAAFVKPGDHVQAGQVLCIIESMKLMNEIEAEQAGVIVARLVENGRPVEYGEALFSIRPA
- a CDS encoding GAF and ANTAR domain-containing protein, whose product is MGHVMEVPHNQVDLLHRISSIVSSELSLDEMLGEVLGLTVQVTSCDACLVYLIDKENNEIVLRASQLPHAGDLGSLRMKVGEGITGWVAEHKSVVALPSNASSDRRFKRFSHLIEDTYEAFLSVPLVSGGDLIGVVNTHHRKTYNHSSSEISLLTFIGEQMGNAIARAALYEENLRLLEELRTRKMVERAKGILQKNHGLSEEEAYLRLRGESRRMRRPMRELAEAIILAEELNRKREAESGFNPSAPGPPVPGRP